From a region of the Pan paniscus chromosome 19, NHGRI_mPanPan1-v2.0_pri, whole genome shotgun sequence genome:
- the AATK gene encoding serine/threonine-protein kinase LMTK1 isoform X4, which produces MSSSFFNPSFAFSSHFDPDGAPLSELSWPSSLAVVAVSFSGLFAVIVLMLACLCCKKGGIGFKEFENAEGDEYAADLAQGSPATAAQNGPDVYVLPLTEVSLPMAKQPGRSVQLLKSTDVGRHSLLYLKEIGHGWFGKVFLGEVNSGISSAQVVVKELQASASVQEQMQFLEEVQPYRALKHSNLLQCLAQCAEVTPYLLVMEFCPLGDLKGYLRSCRVAESMAPDPRTLQRMACEVACGVLHLHRNNFVHSDLALRNCLLTADLTVKIGDYGLAHCKYREDYFVTADQLWVPLRWIAPELVDEVHSNLLVVDQTKSGNVWSLGVTIWELFELGTQPYPQHSDQQVLAYTVREQQLKLPKPQLQLTLSDRWYEVMQFCWLQPEQRPTAEEVHLLLSYLCAKGATEAEEEFERRWRSLRPGGGGVGPGPGAAGPMLGGVVELAAASSFPLLEQFAGDGFHADGDDVLTVTETSRGLNFEYKWEAGRGAEAFPATLSPGRTARLQELCAPDGAPPGVVPVLSAHSPSLGSEYFIRLEEAAPAAGHDPDCAGCAPSPPATADQDDDSDGSTAASLAVEPLLGHGPPVDVPWGRGNHYPRRSLARDPLCPSRSPSPSAGPLSLAEGGAEDADWGVAAFCPPFFEDPLGTSPLGSSGAPPLPLTGEDELEEVGARRAAQRGHWRSNVSANNNSGSRCPESWDPISAGCHAEGCPSPKQTPRASPEPGYPGEPLLGLQAASAQEPGCCPGLPHLCSAQGLAPAPCLVTPSWTETAGSGGDHPQAEPKLATEAEGTAGPCLPLPSVPSPSQEGAPLPSEEASAPDAPDALPDSPTPATGGEVSAIKLASVLNGSSSSPEVEAPSSEDEDTAEATSGIFTDTSSDGLQAERLDVVPAFRSLQKQVGTPDSLDSLDIPSSASDGGYEVFSPSATGPSGGQPRALDSGYDTENYESPEFVLKEAQEGCEPQAFEELASEGEGPGPGPETRLSTSLSGLNEKNPYRDSAYFSDLEAEAEAEATSGPEKKCGGDQAPGPELGLPSTGQPSEQVSLRPGVSGEAQGSGPGEVLPPLLRLEGSSPEPSTCPSGLVPEPPEPQGPAEVRPGPSPSCSQFFLLTPVPLRSEGNSSEFQGPPGLLSGPAPQKRMGGLGTPRAPLRLALPGLPAALEGRPEEEEEDSEDSGESDEELRCYSVQEPSEDSEEDAPPVPVVVAESQSARNLRSLLKMPSLLSEAFCEDLERKKKAVSFFDDVTVYLFDQESPTRELGEPFPGAKESPPTFLRGSPGSPSAPNRPQQADGSPNGSTAEEAGGGFAWDDDFPLMPAKAAFAMALDPAAPAPAAPTPAPFSRFTVSPAPTSRFSITHVSDSDAESKRGPEAGAGGESKEA; this is translated from the exons GGCTGGTTCGGGAAG GTGTTCCTGGGGGAGGTGAACTCTGGCATCAGCAGTGCCCAGGTGGTGGTGAAGGAGCTGCAGGCTAGTGCCAGCGTGCAGGAGCAGATGCAGTTCCTGGAGGAGGTGCAGCCCTACAG GGCCCTGAAGCACAGCAACCTGCTCCAGTGCCTGGCCCAGTGCGCCGAGGTGACACCCTACCTGCTGGTGATGGAGTTCTGCCCACTG GGGGACCTCAAGGGCTACCTGCGGAGCTGCCGGGTGGCGGAGTCCATGGCGCCCGACCCCCGGACCCTGCAGCGCATGGCCTGTGAGGTGGCCTGTGGCGTCCTGCACCTTCATCGCAACAATTTCGTGCACAG CGACCTGGCCCTGCGGAACTGCCTGCTCACGGCTGACCTGACGGTGAAGATTGGTGACTAtggcctggctcactgcaagtacaga GAGGACTACTTCGTGACTGCCGACCAGCTGTGGGTGCCTCTGCGCTGGATCGCGCCAGAGCTGGTGGACGAGGTGCACAGCAACCTGCTCGTCGTGGACCAGACCAAGAGCGGGAATGTGTG GTCCCTGGGCGTGACCATCTGGGAGCTCTTTGAGCTGGGCACGCAGCCCTATCCCCAGCACTCGGACCAGCAGGTGCTGGCGTACACGGTCCGGGAGCAGCAGCTCAAGCTGCCCAAGCCCCAGCTGCAGCTGACCCTGTCGGACCGCTG GTACGAGGTGATGCAGTTCTGCTGGCTGCAGCCCGAGCAGCGGCCCACAGCCGAGGAGGTGCACCTGCTGCTGTCCTACCTGTGTGCCAAGGGCGCCACCGAAGCAGAGGAGGAGTTTGAACGGCGCTGGCGCTCTCTGCGGCCCGGCGGGGGCGGCGTGGGGCCCGGGCCCGGTGCGGCGGGGCCCATGCTGGGCGGCGTGGTGGAGCTCGCCGCTGCCTCGTCCTTCCCGCTGCTGGAGCAGTTCGCGGGCGACGGCTTCCACGCGGACGGCGACGACGTGCTGACGGTGACCGAGACCAGCCGAGGCCTCAATTTTGAGTACAAGTGGGAGGCGGGCCGCGGCGCGGAGGCCTTCCCGGCCACGCTGAGCCCTGGCCGCACCGCACGCCTGCAGGAGCTGTGCGCCCCCGACGGCGCGCCCCCGGGCGTGGTTCCGGTGCTCAGCGCGCACAGCCCGTCGCTGGGCAGCGAGTACTTCATCCGCCTAGAGGAGGCCGCACCCGCCGCCGGCCACGACCCTGACTGCGCCGGCTGCGCCCCCAGTCCACCTGCCACCGCGGACCAGGACGACGACTCTGACGGCAGCACTGCTGCCTCGCTGGCCGTGGAGCCGCTGCTGGGCCACGGGCCACCCGTCGACGTCCCCTGGGGCCGCGGCAACCACTACCCTCGCAGAAGCTTGGCGCGGGACCCGCTCTGCCCCTCACGCTCTCCCTCGCCCTCGGCGGGGCCCCTGAGTCTGGCGGAGGGAGGAGCGGAGGATGCAGACTGGGGCGTGGCCGCCTTCTGTCCTCCCTTCTTCGAGGACCCACTGGGCACGTCCCCTTTGGGGAGCTCAGGGGCGCCCCCGCTGCCGCTGACTGGCGAGGATGAGCTAGAGGAGGTGGGAGCGCGGAGGGCCGCCCAGCGCGGACACTGGCGCTCCAACGTGTCAGCCAACAACAACAGCGGCAGCCGCTGTCCAGAGTCCTGGGACCCCATCTCTGCGGGCTGCCACGCTGAGGGCTGCCCCAGTCCAAAGCAGACCCCACGGGCCTCCCCCGAGCCGGGGTACCCTGGAGAGCCTCTGCTTGGGCTCCAGGCAGCCTCTGCCCAGGAGCCAGGCTGCTGCCCCGGCCTCCCTCATCTATGCtctgcccagggcctggcacctgCTCCCTGCCTGGTTACACCCTCCTGGACAGAGACAGCCGGTAGTGGGGGTGACCACCCGCAGGCAGAGCCCAAGCTTGCCACGGAGGCTGAGGGCACTGCCGGACCCTGTCTGCCCCTTCCTTCCgtcccctccccatcccaggaGGGAGCCCCACTTCCCTCGGAGGAGGCCAGTGCCCCTGACGCCCCTGATGCCCTGCCTGACTCTCCCACGCCTGCTACTGGTGGCGAGGTGTCTGCCATCAAGCTGGCTTCTGTCCTGAATGGCAGCAGCAGCTCTCCCGAGGTGGAGGCACCCAGCAGCGAGGATGAGGACACGGCTGAGGCCACCTCAGGCATCTTCACCGACACGTCCAGCGACGGCCTGCAGGCCGAGAGGCTGGATGTGGTGCCAGCCTTCCGCTCTCTGCAGAAGCAGGTGGGGACCCCCGACTCCCTGGACTCCCTGGACATCCCATCCTCAGCCAGTGATGGTGGCTATGAGGTCTTCAGCCCGTCGGCCACTGGCCCCTCTGGAGGGCAGCCCCGAGCGCTGGACAGTGGCTATGACACCGAGAACTATGAGTCCCCTGAGTTTGTGCTCAAGGAGGCGCAGGAAGGGTGTGAGCCCCAGGCCTTTGAGGAGCTGGCCTCAGAGGGTGAGGGCCCCGGCCCCGGGCCCGAGACGCGGCTCTCCACCTCCCTCAGTGGCCTCAACGAGAAGAATCCCTACCGAGACTCTGCCTACTTCTCAgacctggaggctgaggccgaggCCGAGGCCACCTCAGGCCCAGAGAAGAAGTGCGGCGGGGACCAAGCCCCCGGGCCAGAGCTGGGCCTGCCGAGCACTGGGCAGCCGTCTGAGCAGGTCTCCCTCAGGCCTGGGGTTTCCGGGGAGGCACAAGGCTCTGGCCCCGGGGAGGTGCTGCCCCCACTGCTGCGGCTTGAAGGATCCTCCCCAGAGCCCAGCACCTGCCCCTCGGGCCTGGTCCCAGAGCCTCCGGAGCCCCAAGGCCCAGCCGAGGTGCGGCCTGGGCCCAGCCCCAGCTGCTCCCAGTTTTTCCTGCTGACCCCGGTTCCGCTGAGATCAGAAGGCAACAGCTCTGAGTTCCAGGGGCCCCCAGGACTGTTGTCAGGGCCGGCCCCACAAAAGCGGATGGGGGGCCTAGGCACCCCCAGAGCCCCACTCCGCCTGGCTCTGCCCGGCCTCCCTGCGGCCTTGGAGGGCCggccggaggaggaggaggaggacagtgAGGACAGCGGCGAGTCTGACGAGGAGCTCCGCTGCTACAGCGTCCAGGAGCCTAGCGAGGACAGCGAAGAGGACGCGCCGCCGGTGCCCGTGGTGGTGGCTGAGAGCCAGAGCGCGCGCAACCTGCGCAGCCTGCTCAAGATGCCCAGCCTGCTGTCCGAGGCCTTCTGCGAGGACCTGGAACGCAAGAAGAAGGCCGTGTCCTTCTTCGACGACGTCACCGTCTACCTCTTTGACCAG GAAAGCCCCACCCGGGAGCTCGGGGAGCCCTTCCCGGGCGCCAAGGAATCGCCCCCCACGTTCCTTAGGGGGAGCCCCGGCTCTCCCAGCGCCCCCAACCGGCCGCAGCAGGCTGATGGCTCCCCAAATGGCTCCACAGCGGAAGAGG CAGGTGGTGGGTTCGCGTGGGACGACGACTTCCCGCTGATGCCGGCCAAGGCAGCCTTCGCCATGGCCCTAGACCCGGCCGCACCCGCCCCGGCTGCGCCCACGCCCGCTCCCTTCTCGCGCTTCACGGTGTCGCCCGCGCCCACGTCCCGCTTCTCCATCACGCACGTGTCTGACTCGGACGCCGAGTCCAAGAGAG GACCTGAAGCTGGTGCCGGGGGTGAGAGTAAAGAGGCTTGA
- the AATK gene encoding serine/threonine-protein kinase LMTK1 isoform X2, with protein sequence MAKQPGRSVQLLKSTDVGRHSLLYLKEIGHGWFGKVFLGEVNSGISSAQVVVKELQASASVQEQMQFLEEVQPYRALKHSNLLQCLAQCAEVTPYLLVMEFCPLGDLKGYLRSCRVAESMAPDPRTLQRMACEVACGVLHLHRNNFVHSDLALRNCLLTADLTVKIGDYGLAHCKYREDYFVTADQLWVPLRWIAPELVDEVHSNLLVVDQTKSGNVWSLGVTIWELFELGTQPYPQHSDQQVLAYTVREQQLKLPKPQLQLTLSDRWYEVMQFCWLQPEQRPTAEEVHLLLSYLCAKGATEAEEEFERRWRSLRPGGGGVGPGPGAAGPMLGGVVELAAASSFPLLEQFAGDGFHADGDDVLTVTETSRGLNFEYKWEAGRGAEAFPATLSPGRTARLQELCAPDGAPPGVVPVLSAHSPSLGSEYFIRLEEAAPAAGHDPDCAGCAPSPPATADQDDDSDGSTAASLAVEPLLGHGPPVDVPWGRGNHYPRRSLARDPLCPSRSPSPSAGPLSLAEGGAEDADWGVAAFCPPFFEDPLGTSPLGSSGAPPLPLTGEDELEEVGARRAAQRGHWRSNVSANNNSGSRCPESWDPISAGCHAEGCPSPKQTPRASPEPGYPGEPLLGLQAASAQEPGCCPGLPHLCSAQGLAPAPCLVTPSWTETAGSGGDHPQAEPKLATEAEGTAGPCLPLPSVPSPSQEGAPLPSEEASAPDAPDALPDSPTPATGGEVSAIKLASVLNGSSSSPEVEAPSSEDEDTAEATSGIFTDTSSDGLQAERLDVVPAFRSLQKQVGTPDSLDSLDIPSSASDGGYEVFSPSATGPSGGQPRALDSGYDTENYESPEFVLKEAQEGCEPQAFEELASEGEGPGPGPETRLSTSLSGLNEKNPYRDSAYFSDLEAEAEAEATSGPEKKCGGDQAPGPELGLPSTGQPSEQVSLRPGVSGEAQGSGPGEVLPPLLRLEGSSPEPSTCPSGLVPEPPEPQGPAEVRPGPSPSCSQFFLLTPVPLRSEGNSSEFQGPPGLLSGPAPQKRMGGLGTPRAPLRLALPGLPAALEGRPEEEEEDSEDSGESDEELRCYSVQEPSEDSEEDAPPVPVVVAESQSARNLRSLLKMPSLLSEAFCEDLERKKKAVSFFDDVTVYLFDQESPTRELGEPFPGAKESPPTFLRGSPGSPSAPNRPQQADGSPNGSTAEEGGGFAWDDDFPLMPAKAAFAMALDPAAPAPAAPTPAPFSRFTVSPAPTSRFSITHVSDSDAESKRGPEAGAGGESKEA encoded by the exons GGCTGGTTCGGGAAG GTGTTCCTGGGGGAGGTGAACTCTGGCATCAGCAGTGCCCAGGTGGTGGTGAAGGAGCTGCAGGCTAGTGCCAGCGTGCAGGAGCAGATGCAGTTCCTGGAGGAGGTGCAGCCCTACAG GGCCCTGAAGCACAGCAACCTGCTCCAGTGCCTGGCCCAGTGCGCCGAGGTGACACCCTACCTGCTGGTGATGGAGTTCTGCCCACTG GGGGACCTCAAGGGCTACCTGCGGAGCTGCCGGGTGGCGGAGTCCATGGCGCCCGACCCCCGGACCCTGCAGCGCATGGCCTGTGAGGTGGCCTGTGGCGTCCTGCACCTTCATCGCAACAATTTCGTGCACAG CGACCTGGCCCTGCGGAACTGCCTGCTCACGGCTGACCTGACGGTGAAGATTGGTGACTAtggcctggctcactgcaagtacaga GAGGACTACTTCGTGACTGCCGACCAGCTGTGGGTGCCTCTGCGCTGGATCGCGCCAGAGCTGGTGGACGAGGTGCACAGCAACCTGCTCGTCGTGGACCAGACCAAGAGCGGGAATGTGTG GTCCCTGGGCGTGACCATCTGGGAGCTCTTTGAGCTGGGCACGCAGCCCTATCCCCAGCACTCGGACCAGCAGGTGCTGGCGTACACGGTCCGGGAGCAGCAGCTCAAGCTGCCCAAGCCCCAGCTGCAGCTGACCCTGTCGGACCGCTG GTACGAGGTGATGCAGTTCTGCTGGCTGCAGCCCGAGCAGCGGCCCACAGCCGAGGAGGTGCACCTGCTGCTGTCCTACCTGTGTGCCAAGGGCGCCACCGAAGCAGAGGAGGAGTTTGAACGGCGCTGGCGCTCTCTGCGGCCCGGCGGGGGCGGCGTGGGGCCCGGGCCCGGTGCGGCGGGGCCCATGCTGGGCGGCGTGGTGGAGCTCGCCGCTGCCTCGTCCTTCCCGCTGCTGGAGCAGTTCGCGGGCGACGGCTTCCACGCGGACGGCGACGACGTGCTGACGGTGACCGAGACCAGCCGAGGCCTCAATTTTGAGTACAAGTGGGAGGCGGGCCGCGGCGCGGAGGCCTTCCCGGCCACGCTGAGCCCTGGCCGCACCGCACGCCTGCAGGAGCTGTGCGCCCCCGACGGCGCGCCCCCGGGCGTGGTTCCGGTGCTCAGCGCGCACAGCCCGTCGCTGGGCAGCGAGTACTTCATCCGCCTAGAGGAGGCCGCACCCGCCGCCGGCCACGACCCTGACTGCGCCGGCTGCGCCCCCAGTCCACCTGCCACCGCGGACCAGGACGACGACTCTGACGGCAGCACTGCTGCCTCGCTGGCCGTGGAGCCGCTGCTGGGCCACGGGCCACCCGTCGACGTCCCCTGGGGCCGCGGCAACCACTACCCTCGCAGAAGCTTGGCGCGGGACCCGCTCTGCCCCTCACGCTCTCCCTCGCCCTCGGCGGGGCCCCTGAGTCTGGCGGAGGGAGGAGCGGAGGATGCAGACTGGGGCGTGGCCGCCTTCTGTCCTCCCTTCTTCGAGGACCCACTGGGCACGTCCCCTTTGGGGAGCTCAGGGGCGCCCCCGCTGCCGCTGACTGGCGAGGATGAGCTAGAGGAGGTGGGAGCGCGGAGGGCCGCCCAGCGCGGACACTGGCGCTCCAACGTGTCAGCCAACAACAACAGCGGCAGCCGCTGTCCAGAGTCCTGGGACCCCATCTCTGCGGGCTGCCACGCTGAGGGCTGCCCCAGTCCAAAGCAGACCCCACGGGCCTCCCCCGAGCCGGGGTACCCTGGAGAGCCTCTGCTTGGGCTCCAGGCAGCCTCTGCCCAGGAGCCAGGCTGCTGCCCCGGCCTCCCTCATCTATGCtctgcccagggcctggcacctgCTCCCTGCCTGGTTACACCCTCCTGGACAGAGACAGCCGGTAGTGGGGGTGACCACCCGCAGGCAGAGCCCAAGCTTGCCACGGAGGCTGAGGGCACTGCCGGACCCTGTCTGCCCCTTCCTTCCgtcccctccccatcccaggaGGGAGCCCCACTTCCCTCGGAGGAGGCCAGTGCCCCTGACGCCCCTGATGCCCTGCCTGACTCTCCCACGCCTGCTACTGGTGGCGAGGTGTCTGCCATCAAGCTGGCTTCTGTCCTGAATGGCAGCAGCAGCTCTCCCGAGGTGGAGGCACCCAGCAGCGAGGATGAGGACACGGCTGAGGCCACCTCAGGCATCTTCACCGACACGTCCAGCGACGGCCTGCAGGCCGAGAGGCTGGATGTGGTGCCAGCCTTCCGCTCTCTGCAGAAGCAGGTGGGGACCCCCGACTCCCTGGACTCCCTGGACATCCCATCCTCAGCCAGTGATGGTGGCTATGAGGTCTTCAGCCCGTCGGCCACTGGCCCCTCTGGAGGGCAGCCCCGAGCGCTGGACAGTGGCTATGACACCGAGAACTATGAGTCCCCTGAGTTTGTGCTCAAGGAGGCGCAGGAAGGGTGTGAGCCCCAGGCCTTTGAGGAGCTGGCCTCAGAGGGTGAGGGCCCCGGCCCCGGGCCCGAGACGCGGCTCTCCACCTCCCTCAGTGGCCTCAACGAGAAGAATCCCTACCGAGACTCTGCCTACTTCTCAgacctggaggctgaggccgaggCCGAGGCCACCTCAGGCCCAGAGAAGAAGTGCGGCGGGGACCAAGCCCCCGGGCCAGAGCTGGGCCTGCCGAGCACTGGGCAGCCGTCTGAGCAGGTCTCCCTCAGGCCTGGGGTTTCCGGGGAGGCACAAGGCTCTGGCCCCGGGGAGGTGCTGCCCCCACTGCTGCGGCTTGAAGGATCCTCCCCAGAGCCCAGCACCTGCCCCTCGGGCCTGGTCCCAGAGCCTCCGGAGCCCCAAGGCCCAGCCGAGGTGCGGCCTGGGCCCAGCCCCAGCTGCTCCCAGTTTTTCCTGCTGACCCCGGTTCCGCTGAGATCAGAAGGCAACAGCTCTGAGTTCCAGGGGCCCCCAGGACTGTTGTCAGGGCCGGCCCCACAAAAGCGGATGGGGGGCCTAGGCACCCCCAGAGCCCCACTCCGCCTGGCTCTGCCCGGCCTCCCTGCGGCCTTGGAGGGCCggccggaggaggaggaggaggacagtgAGGACAGCGGCGAGTCTGACGAGGAGCTCCGCTGCTACAGCGTCCAGGAGCCTAGCGAGGACAGCGAAGAGGACGCGCCGCCGGTGCCCGTGGTGGTGGCTGAGAGCCAGAGCGCGCGCAACCTGCGCAGCCTGCTCAAGATGCCCAGCCTGCTGTCCGAGGCCTTCTGCGAGGACCTGGAACGCAAGAAGAAGGCCGTGTCCTTCTTCGACGACGTCACCGTCTACCTCTTTGACCAG GAAAGCCCCACCCGGGAGCTCGGGGAGCCCTTCCCGGGCGCCAAGGAATCGCCCCCCACGTTCCTTAGGGGGAGCCCCGGCTCTCCCAGCGCCCCCAACCGGCCGCAGCAGGCTGATGGCTCCCCAAATGGCTCCACAGCGGAAGAGG GTGGTGGGTTCGCGTGGGACGACGACTTCCCGCTGATGCCGGCCAAGGCAGCCTTCGCCATGGCCCTAGACCCGGCCGCACCCGCCCCGGCTGCGCCCACGCCCGCTCCCTTCTCGCGCTTCACGGTGTCGCCCGCGCCCACGTCCCGCTTCTCCATCACGCACGTGTCTGACTCGGACGCCGAGTCCAAGAGAG GACCTGAAGCTGGTGCCGGGGGTGAGAGTAAAGAGGCTTGA